The Ramlibacter sp. PS4R-6 nucleotide sequence TGTCGGGCGCGTTGAAGCGGAACTCGACGCTGGTCACCGGGCCTTCGCGCCCTTGGCCTTGGCGGCCTTCGCCGGCGCGGCGGCGCCGTTCTGTCGGGCCAGCAGGAACTGGAACAGCAGGCCGACGGGGCGGCCGGTGGAGCCCTTCTGCGGCCCGCTCTTCGAAGCCGGGCCCGCGACGTCCAGGTGCGCCCAGCGGTACTTGGACGTGAAGCGCTGCAGGAACTTGGCGGCGGTGATCGCGCCGCCCCAGCGCGGGCCGACGTTGGCGACGTCCGCGAAATTGGTCTTCAGGCCGTCCGCGTATTCGTCGTCCAGCGGCATGCGCCACGCGAGGTCGTTCGCGGCCTCGCCGGCCGCGAGCAGTTCCTGCGCCAGCGCATCGTCGGGCGAGAACAGGCCGCTGCGCACGAAGCCCAGCGCCACCACGCAGGCGCCGGTGAGCGTGGCGATGTCCACCACGGCGCCCGGCTTGAAGCGCTCGGCATAGGCCAGCGCATCGCACAGGATCAGGCGGCCTTCGGCGTCGGTGTTCAGGATTTCCACCGTCTGGCCATTCATGGTCTTGACGATGTCGCCCGGCTTGACGGCGCGGCCGTCGGGCAGGTTCTCGCACGAGGGGATCAGGCCCACGACGTTGATCGCCGGCTTGGCTTCGCCGAGCGCGCGGAAGGTGCCCAGCACGCTGCCCGCGCCGCTCATGTCGAACTTCATCTCGTCCATGTCGGGCGCCGGCTTGATCGAGATGCCACCGGAGTCGAACGTGATGCCCTTGCCGACGAGGACCACCGGCGCCTCGTTCGCGGCGCCGCCCCTGTATTCGAGCACGATGAAGCGCGCCGGCTCCTCCGAGCCCTGCGCCACGGCCATGAAGGCGCCCATGCCGAGCTTGGCGATCTCCTTCGGGCCGAGCACTTCGCAGCGGAAGCCGTAGGTGCGGGCGAGGCCCTTGGCCTCTTCGCCCAGGCGCGTGGGCGTGGCGAGGTTGGGCGGCAAGTTGCCCAGCTCGCGCGCGAACTCGATGCCCGCGGCGGTCGCGCGCGCCAGCTCAAACGCGCCCTTCGACGCGGCCGCATTGCCCACCGCGATGGTGATGCGCTCGAGCTCGCGGCCTTCGGGCTTGGATTTCGTGGCGACGTAGACGTAGCTGGCTTCGGCCGTGCCGGCCACTGCGGCGCGCACGTGGTCGTCGCCGGCGCCGCTGGGCAGCACGACGACGAGGCGCTTGGCGCCCGCGGACTTCAGCGACGACACGGCCGACCCGATCGCGGCCTGGACGCGGCGCGGCGAGCCGTCGCCGGCGCTCGCGAGCACCACGCGTTTCGCGCCGACCCCGGCAGGGCGATACGCCTGCAGCAGCTTGCCGGGCTTGGTGTCCAGGTCGCCGGCCTTCACGGCTTCGGCGGCCAGGCGCGACAACGGGTCGCGGCCGGGCTTGAAGCCTTCGGCGATCACGAACACGAGCGCATCGCACTTCTCGCGAGCCGCGCCCGCGGCGTCCAGGGTCTTGAGTTGGAAGTCCATAATCTGAGGGATCTGTTCTGCTGTGTAAGGTTTTTGCCGCGCCGATGTTATTCCATTCGTCCTTGCGCAAGGAACTGGCCCGCAGTTTCGGGGCGACGCTGGTCGTGCTCGTGACCATCGTGATGACGATGACGCTGGTGCGCACGCTGAGCCTCGCCACCAAGGGCACCGTGAACCCCGAGGACATCCTCATGGTCATGGGCTACACGGTGCTGGGCTACCTGCCGCCGATCCTCACGCTGTCGCTCTTCATCGCCATCGTCGGCACGCTTTCGCGCATGTACCGCGACAGCGAGACGGTGATCTGGTTCGGCGCGGGCCGCGGCCTGTCGGCGCTGCTCGCGCCGCTGTTCCGCTTCGCCTGGCCGATCCTGCTGGTGGTCGCGGCGCTGGCCCTGGTCATCTGGCCCTGGGCCAATTCGCAGACCCAGGAGCTGAAGGAGCGCTACGGCAAGCGCGGCGACCTCGAGCGCGTCGCGCCGGGGCAGTTCCAGGAATCGGCCAGCGGCACGCGCGTGTTCTTCCTGGACAAGGACACGCCGGACAACAAGTCGGGCAAGAACATCTTCATCGCCACCAACGAGCACGGCAAGGAGTCCGTCACCGCCGCGCGCAGCGGCCGCATCGTCGAGATCGGCCAGGGGCAGTTCCTGCTGCTGGGCAACGGCCAGCGCATGGAGACGCCGACGAAGGGCCCCAAGGAAATCCGCGTGAGCGAGTTCGACGAGTACGCGGCGCGCGTGGGTGGCCCGCAACTGGCATCGCGCGATTCCGCGCCGGCCAAGACGCGGTCGACGCTCACGCTGGTGATGGAGCCGACGCCGGTGAACCTGGGCGAGCTCGGCTGGCGGCTGGGCCTGGCGCTGGCGGCGTTCAACTTCGTGGTGATCGCCGTCATCGTGTCCAACGTGAACCCGCGCGCGGGCCGCAGCGGCAACCTGGTGTTCGCCCTGTTCGCCTTCGTCATCTACTACAACCTCCTGAACATCGGCCAGAGCTGGGTGACCACGGGGCGCGCGAGCTTCGCGGGTTTCATGCTGGCCCTGCACGGTGGGGTGTTCCTGCTGTCGGCGCTGTGGCTCGCCAAGCAGCACAACAACTGGACCCTGCTGCGGTTCGCCCGCCGCGCGAAAGAGGCCGAGCCCGCGTGAAGACCATCCGCCGCCTGATCTACCGCGAGGTGATCGCCGCCGTCCTGTTCGTGACCGTGGGCTTCCTCGCGCTGTTCTTCTTCTTCGACCTGGTCGACGAGCTGCCCAACGTGGGGCGCGGCATGACCGGCTACCGCCTGACGCAGGCGTTCATGTACGTGGCGCTGATGGTGCCCAGCCACCTGTACGAGCTGCTGCCCATCGCGGTGCTGATCGGGACGATCTTCGTGATGGCGCGGCTGGCGCAAAGCTCGGAATACACCATCCTGCGCACCAGCGGGCTGGGGCCGTGGCGCGCGATGCGCACCCTGCTGTTCCTCGGCCTGGCCTTCGCGGCCGCCACGTTCGCAGCGGGCGACTACCTGGCGCCGGCGGCCGATCGCACGGCGCAGCTGCTCAAGGCGCGGCTGGAGGGCCGCATCAGCGTCGGGCAGACGGGCGCGTGGCTGAAGGAGCGGCAGTCCTTCCACACCTACAACGTCAACGTCGGCTCGCTCTCGCCCGACGGCGACATGCAGTCCATCCGCATCTACGAAGCCGACGCGAAGGGCTACCTCGTGTCCATCACGCAGGCCGCGCGCGGCCGCTTCGCCGACGACGGCTCGTGGGTGCTGGAGAACGCCGAGCGCAGCGAGTTCTCCAGCGCCGGCCCCGACACGCCCAAGGTCGACCGCGTGCGCATGCCCAGCTACCGCTGGCCCACCGAGATCACGCAGGAGATGGTGTCGGTGGCGCTGCTCAAGCCCGAGCGCATGGGCACGCTGGACCTGTTCCAGTACATCCGCCACCTCGAGGCCAACGGGCAGACCTCGCAGCGCTACGAGATCGAGTTCTGGCGCAAGGTGTTCTACCCCCTCAGCTGCACGGTGATGGTGGTGCTGGCCCTGCCCTTCGCCTACCTGCACTTCCGCTCGGGCGGGATCACGGGCTACGTCTTCGGCGGCGTGCTGCTGGGAATCAGCTTCTTCCTCCTGAACAACGTCTTCGGCTACATCGGCAACCTGCAGAACTGGCGGCCCTGGCTGACCGCAGCCGCGCCGGCGGTGATCTACACGATGTTCTCGCTGGGGGCCTTCGGCTGGCTGGTGCTGCGACGATGAAGCGCGCGATCGTGCTCTTCGGCCATGGCTCGCGCGACCCGCAATGGCGCGAGCCGATGGACGCGGTGGCGCGCCGCATCCGCGCCCGCGTCACCGAGGTCGAGGTGCGCTGCGCCTTCCTCGAACTCGATTCGCCCCACCTGCCGGCGGTCGCGGCCGAACTCGCGGGCGCCGGCATCGATGCGATCCGCGTCGTCCCGATGTTCCTGGGCGCCGGGCGCCATGCCCGCGAAGATCTGCCCCGCCTCGTCGAAGAGTGCCGGCGTGCCCACCCCACCGTGGCGTTCGACCTGCGGCCGTCCGTGGGCGAAAACGCGAAGGTGCTGGACTTGCTGGCCCAAACGGCGCTGGAATAAGAAGCTCGTGCATAATGAATTTCTTCCTTAGAAGAAATTTGGCATGAACCTTCACCAGTTCCGTTTCGTGCAGGAGGCGGTCCGGCGCAACCTCAACCTGACCGAGGCCGCCAAGGCCCTGCACACCTCGCAGCCCGGGGTCTCCAAGGCGATCATCGAGCTGGAAGAAGAGCTGGGCGTGGAAATCTTCGCCCGTCACGGCAAGCGCCTGAAGCGCGTGACCGAGCCCGGGCAGCACGTCCTCAAGAGCATCGAGCTGATCATGCGCGAGGTCGGCAACCTCAAGCGCATCGGCGAGCAGTTCAGCGCCCAGGACAGCGGCACGCTGTCGATCGCCACCACGCACACGCAGGCGCGTTACGTGCTGCCCGTGCCCGTGGCCAAACTGCGAGAGGCCTATCCCAAGGTCAACGTCACGCTGCACCAGGGCTCGCCCGACCAGGTGGCGCGCTACATCATCGACGAGGTCGCCGAGATCGGCATCGCGACCGAATCGCTCTCGGACTACCAGGAGCTCGTCACGCTGCCCTGCTACGAGTGGCAGCACGTGCTGGTGCTGCCGCAAGGCCACCCGCTCGCGAAGAAGGAACGCATCTCGCTCGAGGACATCGCGGCCGAGCCCATCATCACCTACCACCCCTCGTTCACCGGCCGCACGCGCATCGACACCGCGTTCGCGCACAAGAAGCTGGAGCCGCGCATCGCGCTGGAGGCCATCGACTCGGACGTGATCAAGACCTACGTGCGCCTGGGCCTGGGTATCGGCATCGTCGCCGAGATGTCCATGCAGGGCGACGACAAGGGCGACCTGGTCGTGCGCCCCCTCGGCGCGATCTTCGGGCAGAACGTCGCGCGCGTCGCCTTCAAGCGCGGCGCGTACCTGCGCAACTTCGTCTTCAAGTTCGCCGAGCTGCTGTCCGACCGCCTCGACCGCAACCTGATCGCCAAGGCCATGAGCGGCCATTCCAACGACTATGGGATCTGAACGCACCCCGCCCCTGCAGACCAAGCTGCCCGCCGTCGGCACGACGATCTTCACCGTCATGTCGGCCCTCGCCGCCGAAAAGGGCGCGGTGAACCTCGGGCAAGGCTTTCCCGATTTCGACTGCGACCCGAAGCTGGTGCAGGCAGTCACCGATGCGATGTCCCACGGGCTGAACCAGTACCCGCCGATGGCCGGCATCCCGCAGCTGCGCGCCGCCGTCGCCGCGAAGATCGAAACGATGTACGGCCACACGTACGACCCGGGCGATGAAGTCACGATCACGGCCGGCGCGACGCAAGCCATCATCACCGCGGTGCTGGCCATCGTGCGCCCCGGCGACGAGGTCATCGTGCTGGAGCCCTGCTACGACAGCTACGTGCCCAACATCGAGCTGGCCGGCGGCACCGTGGTGCGCGTGCCGCTCACGCCGGGCACCTTCCGGCCCGACTTCGCGAAGATCTCGGCGGCCATCACGCCGCGCACGCGCGCCATCCTGGTCAACAGCCCGCACAACCCGAGCGCCACCGTGTGGACCGCCGCCGAGATGCGGCAGCTCGAGGAACTGCTCGCGCCCACGGACATCTTCCTGATCAGCGACGAGGTTTACGAACACATGGTGTTCGACGGCGAGCAGCACCAGAGCGCGGCGCGCTTCCCGGGGCTTGCGGCACGAGCCTTCATCGTCTCGAGCTTCGGCAAGACGTATCACGTGACGGGCTGGAAGGTCGGTTACGTCGCGGCGCCGCGCGCACTCACCACCGAATTCCGCAAGGTCCACCAGTTCAACGTCTTCACCGTGAACACGCCGGTGCAGCACGGCCTGGCGTCGTACATGGCCGACCCGCAGCCCTACCTTCAGCTGCCGGCCTTCTACCAGCGCAAGCGCGACGTGTTCCGTGAAGGCCTGAAGAAGACGCGCTTCCGGATCCTGCCGAGCGAAGGCAGCTATTTCCAGTGCGTGGACATCTCGAAGGTCAGCGACCTGAAGGAAGAAGACTTCTGCAAGTGGCTCACGAGCGAGATCGGCGTCGCGGCCATCCCGCTGTCGGCCTTCTATGGCAACGGCTTCGACCAGAGGGTGGTGCGCTTTTGCTTCGCGAAGAAGGAAGAGACCCTGAACACCGCGCTGGGGCGGCTGGCGAAGCTCTAAGCCGTCAGCACTGGATCGAGTTGCGGCAGAAGCGGCTCAACTCCGTCACCGTCGCCTGCGTCACTCGCTCGTGGGCCTTCGGCCCCACGTCGAGGCTCAGTTTGGCTTCGTACTTGCGGAAGAACTCGTCGAAGACCTCGTTGCCCAGCGTGCCGTGGGCCGTGAGCGTGTCGTGCTTCGCGTCGTACGCGAGCAGCACCGTGGCCAGCGGCTGCGGGGCCGGGCCCGAGAGCACCTGCGCGCCACGCGCGGGGTCGTACTGGCTGTGTTCGGCGCAGCAGTGGATCAATTCGTCCTGCACGCCCTTCTGCGCGCGCGTCTTGCGGAAGCTGATGAAGCTCACGTCCTTGGTCGGGTAGACCAACTTGTGCGCGCAGATGGCCGAGTAGGCCACGATGCTCTTCCGCGCTCCGACGCCCCCGGGCCATTGGTAGGCGCCGCGATCCTTGGTGCTCACGACGTGCGGCGCCACCGCCTTGCCCAGGTCGATGAGGAACACGGGCGTGGCGACGAAGGGATAGTGGAAGACGTAGTTGGTCAGCGGCGTGAGCTTCGAGGCCTTGATCGGCTGCCCGTGCTCGTCCACGAGCACGGCGCGCTGGTACTCGCGCGGGTGGGCATCGCCCGCGATGCCACCGAGGGGAAACGACAGGCACGCGGCCCCCGCGGTACAAGACTCGATGAAACTGCGTCGGTCCATGCTGCAGTAGAGCATGGCGCTTCGGCAACGCCCCATACGGCCTTGTACCGAAGAACAAAGTAGCGGGGTGCAAACGTAAGCTATCCCACACGCGGGTAGGAGCCACCTGACCGCGAACTCAGGTGCGCACTGTCGTGCCACACGCGCCGGCGGTGGGAGCATGGGCCGATACCGAACACAAGGGAGAACCTCATGTCCATGTCGCTGCTGCTCCTGATCGTCCTGATCCTGCTGCTGGTCGGCGCGCTGCCCACGTGGCCGCACAGCCGCGGCTGGGGCTATGCGCCGTCGGGCGGCCTCGGTCTCGTGCTGCTGATCGTGCTGATCCTGATGCTGATGGGCAGGCTCTAAGCCGTCAGTTCGTCAGCTGGCCCCAGACCTTCTGGAGCCGCTTCACGCTCACGGGCTGCGGGGTGCGCAGCTCCTGGGCGAAGAAACTCACCCGCAGCTCCTCCAGGAGCCAGCGGAATTCCTCCATGCGCGCGTCCATCGCGCCCTTGCGGTCGGCCACCAGGCGCCAGAACCGCTGCTCCTGGGCCTTCACTTCCGCCATCCGTGACGCGTCGCGCGCGGGGTCGCCGCGCAGCTTGTCCAGGCGCATCGTGATCGCCTTCAGGTAGCGCGCGAAGTGCTGCAGCTGCGCCCAGGGCGTGGCCGCGAGGAAACGCCTGGGCACGAGGCGCTGCAGTTGCTGCGTCGCATCGGCCGTGGCCTCGGGCTGCCCCTTCGTATCCTTGATCTTGCGCAGCGCGGTCTGGTACTCGACGAGGATCGCGAACGCCAGGCGGGCCACTTCGCTTGCGATCAGGTTCAGGCGCGTGCGGCCTTCTTCCAGGCGGCGCTTGAACTGGGCCTCGTTCGCCGGCAGCGGGTCCATCAGGAAGGCCCGGTCCAGCGCGACTTCGATGACCTGGTCGCGCAGCTCCTCCTGCGTGCCCAGCGGCATGAAGGCCACGGCCATGCGCTGCAGGTCGGGGATGTTCTTCTCCAGGTACTTGAGCGCGTCCTTCAACTGCAGCGCGAACAGGCGCCGCAGGCCGGCGCGATGTTTCGCGGCGGCGACCTCGGGTTCGTCGAAGACTTCGAGGGTGACCGCGTCCTTGCGGTCGATGAGCGCCGGGAAGCCCACCAGGCTGGTGCCGCCCTTGCGGATCTCCATCAGCTCGGGCAGCTCGCCGAAGGTCCACGCGGTGTAGCTCTGGTCGGCCGCCTGTTCGCGCACTTCGCCCCTGGGCACCGCGACGACCGCCTTGTCCGCAGGGCCTTCGCCGCCTTCCGCCTTCGTCGTCACCGCCAGCCCCGCCAGCGCCTGGAACGCGCCGCGTGCCTTGGCGCCGAGTTCGGCCTTCAGCGCACCGAGGTTGCGGCCCATCCCCAGCTGCCGGCCATGCTCGTCGACGATGCGGAAGTTCATGAACAGGTGCGCGGGCACCATGTCCAGCTTGAAGTCGGCGCGCTTGACGTCCAGGCTGGTCTCGCTGCGCACGATCTTCAGCATCGCGTCGGTCAGCGAGCCGCTCGCGAAGCGTTCGGGCTGCGCGAGCTCACCGGCGATGCGCGCCGCCGATTCGGGCAGCGGCACGAAACGCGAGCGCGGTTTCTGCGGCAGGCTTTTCAGCAGCGCCTGCACCTTGTCCTTCAGCATGCCCGGCACGAGCCACTCGGCGCGCTCCTCGCTCACCTGGTTCAGGACGAACAGCAGCACGGTCACCGTCAGGCCGTCGCGCGGATCGCCGGGCTCATGCAGGTAGGTTGCCGCGCAATCCACGCCGCCCATCCGCACGATCTTCGGGAAGGCGTCGGTCGTGATCCCGGCCGCCTCGTGCCGCATCAGCTCGTCGCGCGAGAGCTTCAGCAGGCCCGGGTTGCCCCGGCTCGCGTCGCGGTACCAGCGCTCGAAGCTCGCGGCGCCGAAGACGTCGCGCGGGATGAACTTGTCGTAGAAGGCGTAGATCAGTTCCTCGTCGACCAGCACGTCCTGCCGGCGCGACTTGTGCTCGATCTCCTCCACCTGGCGCACCAGCTTCTGGTTGGCAGCCAGGAAAGGCAGCTTCGTTTCCCACTGGCCCGCCACCAGCGCCTCGCGGATGAAGATGTCGCGCGCGCCGTGCATGTCCACCCGGGCGAACGGCACGCGCCGGCCGCTGTAGATCACCAGGCCATACAACGTGGCGCGCTCGGCGGCCATCACCTCGCCCGCCTTCTTCTCCCAGTGCGGGTCCAGCAGCTGCTTCTTGAGCAGGTGCCCCGCCACCTGTTCGACCCAGATGGGGTCGATGTTGGCGATGCCACGGCCGAACAGGCGCGTCGTCTCCACGAGTTCGGCGCAGACGATCCAGCGCCCCGGGCGCTTCTTCAAGTGCGCGCCGGGGTGCGGGAAGAACTTGATGCCGCGCGCGCCGAGGTACTCCCCGCCGCCGGGCCGTGCAGCGCCGTCGTCCTCGACCTTGATGCCGATGTTGCCCAGCAGGCCCGCGAGCATGGCCTTGTGCAGGTCGTCGTAGCTCGCCGGCGCGGTGTTGATGCGCCACTTGTGCTCGGCCACCACCGTGTGCAGCTGCGAATGGATGTCGCGCCACTCGCGCACGCGCCGCACGTTGACGAAGTTCTGGCGCAGCAGCTGCTCGTACTGCCGGTTCGACAGCCGGTGATCCTTGCCATGGCCGCCGCGCGCTTCGTCGAGCCATTGCCACAGCTTGAGGTAGCCCGAGAACTCGCTCTTCTCGTCGTCGAACTTGGCGTGCTGCTGGTCGGCCTGCGCCTGCAGCTCCAGCGGGCGGTCGCGCACGTCCTGCACCGACAGGGCCGAGGCGATCACCAGCACTTCGTCGAGCG carries:
- a CDS encoding leucyl aminopeptidase; the protein is MDFQLKTLDAAGAAREKCDALVFVIAEGFKPGRDPLSRLAAEAVKAGDLDTKPGKLLQAYRPAGVGAKRVVLASAGDGSPRRVQAAIGSAVSSLKSAGAKRLVVVLPSGAGDDHVRAAVAGTAEASYVYVATKSKPEGRELERITIAVGNAAASKGAFELARATAAGIEFARELGNLPPNLATPTRLGEEAKGLARTYGFRCEVLGPKEIAKLGMGAFMAVAQGSEEPARFIVLEYRGGAANEAPVVLVGKGITFDSGGISIKPAPDMDEMKFDMSGAGSVLGTFRALGEAKPAINVVGLIPSCENLPDGRAVKPGDIVKTMNGQTVEILNTDAEGRLILCDALAYAERFKPGAVVDIATLTGACVVALGFVRSGLFSPDDALAQELLAAGEAANDLAWRMPLDDEYADGLKTNFADVANVGPRWGGAITAAKFLQRFTSKYRWAHLDVAGPASKSGPQKGSTGRPVGLLFQFLLARQNGAAAPAKAAKAKGAKAR
- the lptF gene encoding LPS export ABC transporter permease LptF, whose translation is MLFHSSLRKELARSFGATLVVLVTIVMTMTLVRTLSLATKGTVNPEDILMVMGYTVLGYLPPILTLSLFIAIVGTLSRMYRDSETVIWFGAGRGLSALLAPLFRFAWPILLVVAALALVIWPWANSQTQELKERYGKRGDLERVAPGQFQESASGTRVFFLDKDTPDNKSGKNIFIATNEHGKESVTAARSGRIVEIGQGQFLLLGNGQRMETPTKGPKEIRVSEFDEYAARVGGPQLASRDSAPAKTRSTLTLVMEPTPVNLGELGWRLGLALAAFNFVVIAVIVSNVNPRAGRSGNLVFALFAFVIYYNLLNIGQSWVTTGRASFAGFMLALHGGVFLLSALWLAKQHNNWTLLRFARRAKEAEPA
- the lptG gene encoding LPS export ABC transporter permease LptG, with product MKTIRRLIYREVIAAVLFVTVGFLALFFFFDLVDELPNVGRGMTGYRLTQAFMYVALMVPSHLYELLPIAVLIGTIFVMARLAQSSEYTILRTSGLGPWRAMRTLLFLGLAFAAATFAAGDYLAPAADRTAQLLKARLEGRISVGQTGAWLKERQSFHTYNVNVGSLSPDGDMQSIRIYEADAKGYLVSITQAARGRFADDGSWVLENAERSEFSSAGPDTPKVDRVRMPSYRWPTEITQEMVSVALLKPERMGTLDLFQYIRHLEANGQTSQRYEIEFWRKVFYPLSCTVMVVLALPFAYLHFRSGGITGYVFGGVLLGISFFLLNNVFGYIGNLQNWRPWLTAAAPAVIYTMFSLGAFGWLVLRR
- a CDS encoding sirohydrochlorin chelatase; translation: MKRAIVLFGHGSRDPQWREPMDAVARRIRARVTEVEVRCAFLELDSPHLPAVAAELAGAGIDAIRVVPMFLGAGRHAREDLPRLVEECRRAHPTVAFDLRPSVGENAKVLDLLAQTALE
- a CDS encoding CysB family HTH-type transcriptional regulator, which translates into the protein MNLHQFRFVQEAVRRNLNLTEAAKALHTSQPGVSKAIIELEEELGVEIFARHGKRLKRVTEPGQHVLKSIELIMREVGNLKRIGEQFSAQDSGTLSIATTHTQARYVLPVPVAKLREAYPKVNVTLHQGSPDQVARYIIDEVAEIGIATESLSDYQELVTLPCYEWQHVLVLPQGHPLAKKERISLEDIAAEPIITYHPSFTGRTRIDTAFAHKKLEPRIALEAIDSDVIKTYVRLGLGIGIVAEMSMQGDDKGDLVVRPLGAIFGQNVARVAFKRGAYLRNFVFKFAELLSDRLDRNLIAKAMSGHSNDYGI
- a CDS encoding pyridoxal phosphate-dependent aminotransferase: MGSERTPPLQTKLPAVGTTIFTVMSALAAEKGAVNLGQGFPDFDCDPKLVQAVTDAMSHGLNQYPPMAGIPQLRAAVAAKIETMYGHTYDPGDEVTITAGATQAIITAVLAIVRPGDEVIVLEPCYDSYVPNIELAGGTVVRVPLTPGTFRPDFAKISAAITPRTRAILVNSPHNPSATVWTAAEMRQLEELLAPTDIFLISDEVYEHMVFDGEQHQSAARFPGLAARAFIVSSFGKTYHVTGWKVGYVAAPRALTTEFRKVHQFNVFTVNTPVQHGLASYMADPQPYLQLPAFYQRKRDVFREGLKKTRFRILPSEGSYFQCVDISKVSDLKEEDFCKWLTSEIGVAAIPLSAFYGNGFDQRVVRFCFAKKEETLNTALGRLAKL
- a CDS encoding (2Fe-2S)-binding protein, with the translated sequence MDRRSFIESCTAGAACLSFPLGGIAGDAHPREYQRAVLVDEHGQPIKASKLTPLTNYVFHYPFVATPVFLIDLGKAVAPHVVSTKDRGAYQWPGGVGARKSIVAYSAICAHKLVYPTKDVSFISFRKTRAQKGVQDELIHCCAEHSQYDPARGAQVLSGPAPQPLATVLLAYDAKHDTLTAHGTLGNEVFDEFFRKYEAKLSLDVGPKAHERVTQATVTELSRFCRNSIQC
- a CDS encoding DUF3309 family protein, coding for MSMSLLLLIVLILLLVGALPTWPHSRGWGYAPSGGLGLVLLIVLILMLMGRL
- the hrpA gene encoding ATP-dependent RNA helicase HrpA, which codes for MPDFRITFPDQLPVSGKRDEIAAAIEANQVVIVCGETGSGKTTQLPKIALAMGRAAKGKLIGHTQPRRIAASSVAKRIAEELQTPLGEVVGYKVRFQDRLSRGASVKLMTDGILLAETQTDPLLKAYDTIIIDEAHERSLNIDFLLGYLREILARRPELKVIVTSATIDAERFAEHFASAKGPAPVIYVSGRTFPVEVRWKPFEESRDYGLEDAIADAVDELWTGREGGDILVFLPGEREIREAADHLRKHLSHSPLTRGAEVIPLFARLSQQEQDRVFEAHHARRIVLATNVAETSLTVPGIRFVVDAGTARVKRYSFRSKVEQLLVEPISQAAANQRAGRCGRVANGTCIRLYDEKDFTGRPRFTDPEILRSSLAGVILRMKSLHLGSVEDFPFIERPSSRAIADGYQLLNELGAVDDANELTPMGAELARLPLDPRVARMIVEARERGALDEVLVIASALSVQDVRDRPLELQAQADQQHAKFDDEKSEFSGYLKLWQWLDEARGGHGKDHRLSNRQYEQLLRQNFVNVRRVREWRDIHSQLHTVVAEHKWRINTAPASYDDLHKAMLAGLLGNIGIKVEDDGAARPGGGEYLGARGIKFFPHPGAHLKKRPGRWIVCAELVETTRLFGRGIANIDPIWVEQVAGHLLKKQLLDPHWEKKAGEVMAAERATLYGLVIYSGRRVPFARVDMHGARDIFIREALVAGQWETKLPFLAANQKLVRQVEEIEHKSRRQDVLVDEELIYAFYDKFIPRDVFGAASFERWYRDASRGNPGLLKLSRDELMRHEAAGITTDAFPKIVRMGGVDCAATYLHEPGDPRDGLTVTVLLFVLNQVSEERAEWLVPGMLKDKVQALLKSLPQKPRSRFVPLPESAARIAGELAQPERFASGSLTDAMLKIVRSETSLDVKRADFKLDMVPAHLFMNFRIVDEHGRQLGMGRNLGALKAELGAKARGAFQALAGLAVTTKAEGGEGPADKAVVAVPRGEVREQAADQSYTAWTFGELPELMEIRKGGTSLVGFPALIDRKDAVTLEVFDEPEVAAAKHRAGLRRLFALQLKDALKYLEKNIPDLQRMAVAFMPLGTQEELRDQVIEVALDRAFLMDPLPANEAQFKRRLEEGRTRLNLIASEVARLAFAILVEYQTALRKIKDTKGQPEATADATQQLQRLVPRRFLAATPWAQLQHFARYLKAITMRLDKLRGDPARDASRMAEVKAQEQRFWRLVADRKGAMDARMEEFRWLLEELRVSFFAQELRTPQPVSVKRLQKVWGQLTN